The sequence below is a genomic window from Bos javanicus breed banteng chromosome 5, ARS-OSU_banteng_1.0, whole genome shotgun sequence.
gggcaggcagggctTTCCCCAAGAGCTCCCCAGGCCAACTCTGCCGGCTGCCCACCCACCCcggaaaaaagaaaccaaacccCAAAGCACCCCACCCCATGGGCTCTTGAAGCTGGGTCTGCTGCCCAGCCCCGCTACCAgctgcctcctccccctccttcctacCCGCTTCTCCgtgctccccccgccccaccctgacCTCGTGGGCACTTCAGCCTAGCCTGCCACCCTGCAAGGTGCTTTCATATCCACCGGGCTTGCCCATTGTGAACAAGACCCAGGTGTGCTCACCCGGCCCACTCCAGCTCATTCTGTCTGGAGACGCTTCCCCCACCCCTGGTTGTCTCAACCCTGTGACGGTACATGGGCCCAGGGCTCTGGCTCACCAGAGCAGGCCCCAGGGGCCGCAGCGCACCCTCCAATAACAGCTCTCTGGCCAACAGTTCCCCGTCCTCCCCACCACCTGCCCCAGACCCTGGGGCTGCAGCGGCCCAGCCTCCCCGTCTCCAGCCCTCCCATCTCACCTCCCCTTGGAAGGCGGGCCCCAGAGCTCCTCTCTGCCAGGTGCAGGGAGGTGAGCTGGCAGGCCCCCTCACAAGTACATCTTCATGGCCTTGTGCGTCGTGGGGCAGTAGCGGGCATGGAGCTGGGCCAGCAGGGCCTTGGACGTGGCCTCAAAGCGTGTGCCCTGGCTTTTCTTGTTCCACACGTGGACCGCGAAGGTGGCATTGAGTAGCCGGGTCAGCTCCTGGGGGCTGATGTCTTCGAAGTACTTCTTCCAGTTCTGCCAGGGGATAGGGTAGAAGGCCTCGGGGGGCAGTGTGGTGACGCCGCGGCAGGCGCGGCTCTCGCTCAGGCTGCGGATGGAGCACCATTTCTTGAAGACCCGCGTGAGCAGCTGCGGGCCCTGGTGACCCCAGATCCAGCCGTTGTAGTGGGCCACGAAGTCACGCATGCACTGCGCCATGAACTCGTGGTGCTGCTCGAAGGCCAGGAAGGCGCCGTTGAGGACGTAGCGCGACTGGGTGCCCAGCGCGTTGGTCAGGTTCCTCAGGTCCTTGAGAACGATGAAGTCCGTGTCCAGGTAGATGCCGCCGAACTTCCACAGCAGCGCGATCCTGGAGGCGTCCGAGAGCACCGGCAGGAGGTAGGGCTCCCAGCGCCGCTGCACGGCCGCGTACCAGGCGGCCAGGGGCGTGTCCCGGAAGAGCTCCCCCAGGTCCAGGGGTCGCATGTGGACGTTGGGGAAGCAGCCCAGGAGCGAGAGGCCCAGGTGCCGCGGGCGGGAGGCGTTCCCGCCAGGCAGTCCCTTCATCAGGACCACCACTGGGGACTCGGGGTGCGCCCTGGCAGCTGACTCCACGGAGCACATGAACAGGAAGTTGGGGTTCGTCCGGTCAGAGGTCTCCAGGAAGAAGATGTTGCCTGGAGGCGGGATGCCGGAGGGCGGGGGGGTCGGGGGGACCATGTGGGGGCAGGGGACGTCCACAGGCAGGTTAGAGAGTTGTCCTTGGCCCCCCGGCTCTCCCACGACGTGCCAGTAGACCATGACGGAGACGAAGAAGGTGAGCTTGAAGCCAATGAT
It includes:
- the A4GALT gene encoding lactosylceramide 4-alpha-galactosyltransferase isoform X2, producing MTSAPPDCLLRLLRDTPRQRVCTLFIIGFKLTFFVSVMVYWHVVGEPGGQGQLSNLPVDVPCPHMVPPTPPPSGIPPPGNIFFLETSDRTNPNFLFMCSVESAARAHPESPVVVLMKGLPGGNASRPRHLGLSLLGCFPNVHMRPLDLGELFRDTPLAAWYAAVQRRWEPYLLPVLSDASRIALLWKFGGIYLDTDFIVLKDLRNLTNALGTQSRYVLNGAFLAFEQHHEFMAQCMRDFVAHYNGWIWGHQGPQLLTRVFKKWCSIRSLSESRACRGVTTLPPEAFYPIPWQNWKKYFEDISPQELTRLLNATFAVHVWNKKSQGTRFEATSKALLAQLHARYCPTTHKAMKMYL
- the A4GALT gene encoding lactosylceramide 4-alpha-galactosyltransferase isoform X1 — translated: MLYQQSHRGLSHRGAHRGKPLQQSRWICGHGEHGEGPGSCWQRRLAADPGPAETCWRLLTSGEMTSAPPDCLLRLLRDTPRQRVCTLFIIGFKLTFFVSVMVYWHVVGEPGGQGQLSNLPVDVPCPHMVPPTPPPSGIPPPGNIFFLETSDRTNPNFLFMCSVESAARAHPESPVVVLMKGLPGGNASRPRHLGLSLLGCFPNVHMRPLDLGELFRDTPLAAWYAAVQRRWEPYLLPVLSDASRIALLWKFGGIYLDTDFIVLKDLRNLTNALGTQSRYVLNGAFLAFEQHHEFMAQCMRDFVAHYNGWIWGHQGPQLLTRVFKKWCSIRSLSESRACRGVTTLPPEAFYPIPWQNWKKYFEDISPQELTRLLNATFAVHVWNKKSQGTRFEATSKALLAQLHARYCPTTHKAMKMYL